The Mugil cephalus isolate CIBA_MC_2020 chromosome 8, CIBA_Mcephalus_1.1, whole genome shotgun sequence genome segment GGGGAACACCAGGCTGTGATTGCCAGAGCTGGTCACCAGGTGGCGCTGACGCACTTCTTCTGTTGCACTCAAGCTCTGCCAGataatttgattttctctgcagCGGGCCAAAATCTGGTGCACACTGATACTGTTCTGAGCTGCAGAGCACAGGGAAGACACACAAATATGAGAAAGACGTGactgacaacaacaacgaaCATGAAATATTCACAAACATGATGGCTTCTGAGTCCCAGAATTTCTTTTCAGATTTCACATTCAGGGTTCAATCATTCAGTATATTTATCTTatatttaacttctttttaactttttgtaAGTCATTCcagcattaatattttatattctgtaaatatatgTAATGTCAATATGTGTGATAACAAACCATGTGTCTGTGAGCCAAGGTAACAAAATCTCATACACCAGTAAATCATGAATACAATAATAAAGTaagaataattattattattactaaatCATTATTACATaccaattaaataataataaataatgaacagtAATAATTCAAAAATCATTATTACATGTCATATTATAGCAAGaatatataaagtaatataaagCTTCCatcaataattatttaaaataataataataataaacaacaaaacaaacagacatatgcaaaacaataataattataatgataataatcactataatggagggggaggaggatggaTGGGGGAGGCAAATATCTTATgagactattttatttatttatttatttttattcatttttattgcgGGCCCCTGCAGACCCTCTGGGGACCGGCCTAAGACTCCCCACACCCTCCAACCCCCAGGGTGAGGTCTGCTGGATACCGGTGCAATAATACCATCTTGGAGTTTAGTGGAATATCATTGCTTTACTGTCATTTTCTCTCACCTGCAGAGGCTTCAGTAATGTTGGGGCAGAAGAGCGCGTAGTCAAACCGGCACAGCTGCAAGTAACACAGAATAGTTtgatggcacacacacaggcagtggTGTTGCTTATTAAAGAGCATTGTATTGTGTGTCATAATTACAGCCAACAGTCGGAGTAAAGCAGCAGAGTCCCTCTCTCCTGTTGTGTTAAACAGCAGGATTTTAAGTCCAGGGCTTCTGCAAGACAAAAGCAGATCTAGTAAATGATTTCTTTGAAGAGTCGgatttaagtgttttaattcagttttttagtatgaaaaaacatgaaaacatgacatgaaaatgaatgaagacatgGTCTGTGCGGAAAGTGGACGAAGGTTTTGGGCAATTTAAAGTCACATATACTGCATGTCAAAATTTCTTTATAGCAGGACACTGAAGGTGACTGTCAGTGATGAAATCCTCCCACAGAACATGCATCATGCATGCTCTAAAACATTATCAGGATTCTGTAGGTTACATAGATgatcatatatttattttttttttaaatatttggacCCGGAAATCAAGTAATTTCTAACAAAATAACTGGGAAGATGAAATCAGGACTGTAGCTATGACTGAGAACATCAATGCCATGCCTCTGTCTCACTTCCATTTTGTACTTCTTTGTATTCTGAGCTAACTGAGACTTAGTAGTTTAAATTGACGggtgagagagaggcagagtgaCTTTCGGGGAATGACACAGGCTGCAGGATTGTAGCCTCAGTTTGTGGAGCACCTGTTCTACCGggtgttttcttcatttaaagtttgtgttAAATTAAGAAAGGCAGTGTAGAGTGGGCTTTTAAACATATGACCTGGGTAACCACTGTCTAATCAAGTGTTAATGCTTCAACCATAAAGGCTATTAGATACTTTGTACGTGGTGTTGTGTGCGGCCGTACTGAGAGTGGTCTCTCTGAAGCGTCTCCTCTCTGAACCAGTCGATGCAGGCCTCCACGCTGGCTGTGGTGTGGGCTCCATCCAGGTAATATGTGACAGAGCCCTGCCTCAGCGTCTGGTTTCGTCCTAACCACTCTGTCTCCCATAAACCTGGAAGGGAGAAGGGGGAAGAAAGTCAAATGAAGCCCTCAGTGGTCAAACAAAATATCCGATTGCACAAAGGGGCAAAGTGCTGGAATGAAAGTGTGTATCTGTAAGCACTGTCTATACTTTCTATGATCGTGATGATGTGGGGAGGGATTGTGTGGGATGACCATTAGGCACTGACTCCATGGTTTGTCACCTCTCTAGTTCCTGGCCTTAAAGTGGGCAGTATTAACTATAACAATTAGTAAAACATCGATAAGACAACTGCAGCTGATTCAGATCTCTGCTGCTCGAGTCTTCACCAAGAAAGTAGATCATATCACTCCAGTTCTAAGGTCAGTACACTGTCTGCCAGAAGATAGGTTTTAAAGTACTGCCTCTGATCTGTAAAGCTTTGAATGGTTTAGAACCAAAATACATCAGTGACCTCCTGACTCAGTATGAGTCGGCCAGATTACTTCTGTCAGGTCCCAGAATCAGTACTAAACACAGAGAAGGTGCTTTCAGCTTCTATGCTCCACATATCTGGAACAAACTCCCAGAAATCTCACCTGTTCTCAGCTACCTTTGACCATTTTGCAGCAATTTTGTGCTGCACTGTaacttttatttgtgattttattaacGTCTGGTTTTAATGATACGTTTTAATGAACTCCTGTTTGTCATGATGCTTTAATGtctttgtgaagcactttgaatCACATTCCTGTTGAAATGTGCGATATAAATAAACTTGCCTTGCCTTACCTACGTGACAAGTTCCAGCATTATTTTTACCGTGCTTCTCATTTCATCATCTATACCAACGACAGCCCTATGTCTGCCAACATTAAAGAAGTGGGCCACTGCTTGGCCGGCTTGCCACCTCAAATCTACCCGACTCAAACATTTTGGAATTATTTTTGATGTGCTATCACCGTAGGCTGTGTTCTCTGAAACACTGGTGCAGTTACCTACTTCTGTGCGTTTTGTCTTAGAGCAGGCAAACCTGACATTTTAGTCAGCAGATGATTACATGTTTGAACTCGCCTTTCAGCATGGCTGCAGTGGGCTTGAAAGTGGGCGCCTGGGAGTTCAGTGTGCAGGCCGTTTGAGTCAAACTGGGAATATCTGCAAAGAAGCATATAAATTTGCTCATAGCATGTCTTCTCTGACTGCAGTGCACGTAACAGAAATACAACTGTTGtgcagtgtttctttttctcaaacACAATACATGCCTGTATATTTCCAGCTATGTTTGTACTCTGAGAGAGTACAAACATAGCTGGGTAACATTGCATGCATGTGGATCCTCATGCATTCAGATGTCCCCAGATCCAGATAGTGTACCTCCTTTCTTCTCAGTCTCGTGGCGCTGCAGCCAGCTGAAACTGAGCTGCAGGGCAAGTGATGCATTTAAGCGCTGGTGTTTTCCTGCCAGTCCCAGACGTACAGGACCGACCATATCCTCGTACTGATCCAACTCAGGACAGACCTGCAAGGGGCACTACAGAGGACAGACGTGAATGAGTCACAGGTAGATTTTGAGGCCTTTATCTCATTGTGAATTCAAATGAATATTAACTCTGTCCTCCAGCAGAAACTTGATTTCATGTGTACAGTATAAAACTGTACATATGAACTTGAAGTTATGATCtaattcaatatttttattaggtttactgcaaaacaaatcaaaaatagTTTCTGAATCAAACTGTGTCCCAAAAGAAAACCTAGCAATGCATGATTTGAAAATATTATCTTGAGTCAATGTGATGCCTAAAAAAAGATCTTAAGCAGAtcttaaaaagagaaacattaaattatgtggaaaatgtctcaaaaCAGCTTCTGCAGGACGGGATTAACTTCAGATTTCTAAGTAGAGGCAAATGCGGGACTGTGTCGTCCTCCTCACCCCCGTCTCTTCAGCACGGCTCTGCAGGACTCTCAGAGAGTTTGGTGTCTGTTGGACGGTAAAAGCAAGGACACCTGGCTGAGGACAGATTGGTcaaaatcagtttgttttcacGAATACTGTTCCTGTatgcttttgatttttgattattaataaatggtcacacacacacacacactgtcagatAAATAACAGTGTAGTAATAAGCCtaataaatccataaaaaataaagctgtcaatatgaataatatgaaatacTATTCCAGAGACAGAACCTTGAATATCCCAGCCTTCTGCCACGCAATCTTCTCCATCGTATCTCCCAGCAAACTGCAGTGATCCAAACCAAGAGATGTGACCCCACACACCCACGGCTTCCTGTAAATCACACATAATGTTTAGCTTCtgcagacagaacagaaaatgtatttgtaatgGGATATGCACATAAAAAGTCATTACCTGATTATGTTTGTGCAGTCGTACTGGCCTCCAATCCCGACTTCAATCACAGCTAAATCCACCTGGTTTTACAGAAATGCCTTTGAGATCAATGcttagtgtgtgtgagtgtctgtgcatgtgtgtttgtgagcttACTCGCTCCTGCAGGAACACATGGAAAGCCAGAAGAGTCAGGAACTGGAAATAGGAGGGCAGGGTGCCTCTGTTCACATCCTGTGGATGCATCAAATATGAGTATTGAAAAGTGTCCAGACATACAAGTCGTTCCTGTGACTTCATCATAGACATATTTCCATCTGATGGTAAAGAAATTCAAAACACTTCTACAACAGAAGAGCTGCCACTAAACCTGTTACGAGGGAGACCATCTGAAAAATGTATTACCTGAACTCCATGTTCAAAGATTCGTCTTAAATTAGCAAAACGATAAGTAGATAAGCAGTCATCCAATGGCTACATCAGGACGTGTTACAGTGTTTTGTGCTGGTGCCTGCTGGACTTAATTAGTCTACAGAGTCACAGTTTAGAAGGTGTAGGTAAGATATTTACAGGAAACAAATCGATAAAGCTAATCAAAATCACAACAGACCATTTAAATGTCTTCTACACTCTGTCAGAAAGCTCAAACTAATGAGCTGTTAGATTAAACCAATGACAATGGTAGCTCCACTTTAAATCTACAAGTCTGTGGCTTGgggctttgagctaaatgctaacaccTTCATGCTAGTAGGTCTTCTAACCATCTCTACTGAGATAGAATGGGAAACTGAAGCAAAGCTGAACTGGCTGGTCTGACCATGAGGTGTTTATGTTGAAACCCTTACGTTCGTGTACAAAACATCCCAGATACGAACCAGAAATGGTGACCGGACATAAGAGTTACAACCTAAATGACCCATTTCATGCTCAATTATAGTCAGATGGATAGTATAAAGCCTACCTTTGTGTC includes the following:
- the LOC125012358 gene encoding folylpolyglutamate synthase, mitochondrial-like isoform X1 produces the protein MVLGQTAAVNRTKTFHGALCILNSLQNHTAVLERLHERQKNPGLQLQAMKGFLHRTGLTVCELDKLNIIHVSGTKGKGSTCAFTERVLRSHGFRTGFYSSPHLVHVRERIRINGWPISTELFTKYFWEAYEQLVDTKDVNRGTLPSYFQFLTLLAFHVFLQERVDLAVIEVGIGGQYDCTNIIRKPWVCGVTSLGLDHCSLLGDTMEKIAWQKAGIFKPGVLAFTVQQTPNSLRVLQSRAEETGCPLQVCPELDQYEDMVGPVRLGLAGKHQRLNASLALQLSFSWLQRHETEKKGDIPSLTQTACTLNSQAPTFKPTAAMLKGLWETEWLGRNQTLRQGSVTYYLDGAHTTASVEACIDWFREETLQRDHSQSPGLKILLFNTTGERDSAALLRLLALCRFDYALFCPNITEASAAQNSISVHQILARCRENQIIWQSLSATEEVRQRHLVTSSGNHSLVFPCILSALQWINGRKQPASAPPQCNGPPDRLRAEAGTTSVLVTGSLYLVGGVLKHLEPSLNTAD
- the LOC125012358 gene encoding folylpolyglutamate synthase, mitochondrial-like isoform X2, encoding MVLGQTAAVNRTKTFHGALCILNSLQNHTAVLERLHERQKNPGLQLQAMKGFLHRTGLTVCELDKLNIIHVSGTKGKGSTCAFTERVLRSHGFRTGFYSSPHLVHVRERIRINGWPISTELFTKYFWEAYEQLVDTKDVNRGTLPSYFQFLTLLAFHVFLQERVDLAVIEVGIGGQYDCTNIIRKPWVCGVTSLGLDHCSLLGDTMEKIAWQKAGIFKPGVLAFTVQQTPNSLRVLQSRAEETGCPLQVCPELDQYEDMVGPVRLGLAGKHQRLNASLALQLSFSWLQRHETEKKGDIPSLTQTACTLNSQAPTFKPTAAMLKGLWETEWLGRNQTLRQGSVTYYLDGAHTTASVEACIDWFREETLQRDHSHPGLKILLFNTTGERDSAALLRLLALCRFDYALFCPNITEASAAQNSISVHQILARCRENQIIWQSLSATEEVRQRHLVTSSGNHSLVFPCILSALQWINGRKQPASAPPQCNGPPDRLRAEAGTTSVLVTGSLYLVGGVLKHLEPSLNTAD